The following are encoded together in the Diabrotica undecimpunctata isolate CICGRU chromosome 7, icDiaUnde3, whole genome shotgun sequence genome:
- the LOC140446872 gene encoding uncharacterized protein: MDARRAPNFTAQEEKILVSLAKKYSHILENKMSNVDMNTKKVVAWKKIEEEYNSSVGSNFREVKVLRKKYENIKKRSKRKFADEKAHVMGTGGGSQMDSQINEIDIDIKEILGTRLEGLHSEFDDDAVVQQPEEVYEAVIDETEEGGAHYDLEDWSPSLPTNNAIVDDHTYYADQEPSTSGESKHILSDRSDSKWSKCEPEKLKKNVSKPLVVADKKKYKTDTIATKISQWAAAKTEIEEFKKGLMKEKHMLELQILKDESDARIALMKEDQKSKIKLSIFEKHPNLSKEQINIIFNKISDLK; this comes from the exons atggaCGCAAGAAGGGCTCCCAATTTCACTGCCCAAGAAGAAAAGATATTGGTATCTTTGGCCAAAAAGTACAGCcacattttagaaaataaaatgtcCAATGTGGACATGAATACGAAAAAAGTGGTGGCGTGGAAGAAAATAGAGGAAGAGTACAATTCTTCAGTCGGGTCAAATTTTCGTGAGGTAAAAGTGCTTCGAAAGAAGTATGAGAACATTAAAAAAAGGTCCAAACGAAAATTTGCTGATGAAAAAGCACATGTTATGGGTACAGGTGGAGGGTCCCAGATGGACAGTCAGATCAATGAAATTGACATAGACATAAAAGAGATATTAGGTACCCGATTAGAAGGATTGCattcagaatttgatgatgatgcTGTGGTCCAACAACCTGAAGAGGTTTATGAAGCTGTTATTGATGAAACCGAGGAAGGTG GGGCACATTATGATCTAGAAGATTGGAGTCCCTCGCTTCCTACAAATAATGCAATTGTTGATGATCACACATATTATGCAGATCAGGAACCATCCACTAGTGGCGAATCAAAGCATATACTTAGTGACA GAAGTGACAGTAAATGGAGCAAGTGTGAaccagagaaattaaaaaaaaatgtttcaaaaccaCTGGTTGTAGCAGATA aaaaaaaatataagactGATACAATTGCTACCAAGATATCGCAATGGGCAGCTGCAAAAACAGAGATAGAGGAATTTAAAAAAGGGCTCATGAAAGAGAAGCATATGTTAGAGTTACAGATATTAAAAGATGAATCCGATGCAAGAATTGCGTTAATGAAAGAGGaccaaaaaagtaaaataaaattgtcCATATTTGAAAAAcatccaaatttatcaaaagagcagataaatataatatttaacaaaatttctgatttaaaataa